GCTAGTCAAACCCGATTTCGGCTGCTGGGGCAGACCCAAGGCTACAGCCGGGTGGAATTCCAACCGCTGACCGGTCGTACCCATCAGTTGCGGGTTCATGCGGCGGATCCCAGGGGGTTGGGGTTGCCGATTTTGGGCGATCGGCTTTATGGTTCGGGTGAGTATGGTTCGGGTGAGTATGGTTCGGGCCAGTATGGTTCGGGTGAGTATGGTTCCGGTGAGTATGGTTCGGGTCAAACTGCGGTGGGGCGGGGTCAGGATTGGCCGGGGGGCGATCGGCTCCATCTCCATAGCCAAGGTCTGACCTTTATTCACCCCCACACTGGTGAGGCGATCGTGCTCCACTGCCCGACTCCTTTTTAGGTACAGAAACCGGGTTTAGGCACAGAAACCGGTTTAGGCACAGAAACCGGGTTTAGGCACAGAAACCGGGTCTAGGCACAGAAACCGGGAATCTGGACATGGGGGTAGGAACCTAAGGGTCGCCAGAGATCCTGGTATAACGCCTCTAGCTGGGTAATATTGCCCTTGAGCGTATAGCGTTCCAAGACCCGTTGCCGTGCTTTTTGCCCCAGAATGCCCGCCATCTCTGGCTGATCCTGGAACAAAGGCAACAGGGTTTGTAACTGGGAAATAGTCCGCTGCGGGCTGAGGACAATGCCCGCTCCCCGTTCCAACACCTCCCCATCGGCCCCCACATCCGTGGCTAAACAGGCAGTGCCACAGGCCATGGCCTCTAATAACGACAGAGACAGCCCCTCCACCAAAGACGGCAAAATAAACACATCCGCGCTTTGGAGAATTTCAATGCGCCGTCGATCGCTGGCCTCAAAGCCCCACCAGGTAATCCCCTGATCTTCGGATCCATAGAACAATTCCAGGGATGCCTTCAGGGGTCCATCCCCCACAATCAGCAACCGGCAGGATGGGGGGAAATTGAGGCTTTTCCAGGCTTTGAGCAGGGATTCCACATTTTTTTCTGGGGCAATGCGGCCCTGGTAGACAAACAACCGATCGACCCCCAGATCCTCTTTTAAGGTGGCCGGTCCCGGACAATAGCGGCTCACATCCACGCCATTGGGGATCACCTGGAGGCGATCGCTGCCCATGCCCAACCGAATCAACAGATCCCGCTGAATCTCTGAAAAAACAATGACCCGATCGTAGCGGGCCAGGGCTGGCGCATAGAGCTGATAGGTCAGGTGTTGGGTTCCGGAGGTCAGGTTGCGCAGTTTATGATCAAAGGGGGGGTGAAACGTGGCCACCAGGGGCAGACCCAGTTCTTCACAAATATCCGGCAGGCGGAAATCCAAGGGGGACAGGGTGAGGGAGGCATGGACCACATCGGGGTTGAGGCGATGGAGGGCTTCCGTTAGCACCCGACTCGATCGGGGGGAGGGAATGGTATAAATTTGGGATTTATAAAGGCAGGGGATGGAGACTTCGCCACAGGTACCCCCCTCGCAGGTCAGGGACGGTTCTAGGGCTAGATTCGGATTCGTCTCCCTGGCTCCCAACTCCCCCGTCGGGTCTTCCCCGTGGGCAAAGTGGAGGAAGCTAACGCGGTGACCGCGATCGAGGAGTGCATTGGTCACTTCCCGGCCATAGGTGACATTGCCGCAGAAGGGGGATTTTTTGCCAAGCCAAGCGATGTGCATGTAGATATAGGTTGAAGGATGCCCAGGGGTTTAATTAAGGGAGACAGTTACAAAGTTTTATTTTTTGTAATATTACTAGATTTTTGGGTCGGGGGGAATGGCCAAGACCCCAAGCTACTCGGCAAGACTTCCAGCAAACGGTTCTAATTTAGGGATCTTTGGCCTTTCAACCCCTGGGGTTTAGGGTCGGACTTCCTGGTTTTTAGTCTCGATAGTTGGCTGGGTTTTGGGGCTGGACTTTATTGATATTTATTACAGGTTCTTACAGTCCGTAACGAAAAAGCCCAGGGAATCTGGGGGGTATTTTCCCGATTTTCCAGGGCTAATAACCGTCAGCTTTTCACGTTTTAGCCCTAGTTTTAGCCCTAGTTTTAGCCCTGGATTGATGGCGAGGTTCTGAAGAGTCTATCCTTGTGCTGCCTAGGTTTGCGGCTTCCAATGGGACAGTCACCAGGGTTAGCCTGAAGGGAGAGGGTAACTGGCCTGACCCTAGACCTGAAAAATGACTAAACGGGTTGCTCAGGGGATTTTTTTGACGGTTTTTAGGATCTTTTGGTCTTGGCATTGCCCCTGATGCCCCCATGAACCCGTCTGGACAGCGGGGAACACCCACCCCAGGGGAGTCCACACTCCTAGGGGCACCTGGGGCAGTTTTAAGGAGTTTAAAGGGTTGTTTCGGTGGGGAGTATACAGGATGCACCGAGCGTGAGAGACTGCCTAATAAGTCTTATGCACTACAAGTGATTCAGGGATAACCTCCTCTTCATTAACTTAGCCAATGATTAGTTACCAATCTGAGGGGGGAGTAGCAGTGGATGAACGTCCTGTTGCTCCAAACGTAACCTCATTCGATCTTAAAGAGTACCTAGCACAGCGGAAAATGCTGGTGGAAGCGGCCCTGGATAAAAGTCTGCCAGTAGTGCCCCCAGAGACCATCTATAATTCCATGCGCTACTCCCTCTTAGCCGGGGGCAAGCGGTTACGTCCGATCCTCTGTTTGGCAACCTGTGAGCTGACGGGTGGAACCCTAGAGATGGCGATGCCCACCGCCTGCGCCTTGGAGATGGTTCACACCATGTCCCTGATTCACGATGACTTGCCCTCCATGGATAACGACGATTACCGTCGCGGCAAGCTCACCAACCACAAGATTTATGGCGAAGATATCGCGATCCTGGCCGGCGATGGGCTGTTGTCCTATGCCTTTGAGCACCTGGCCTTAGAAACAAAAGGGGTCCCCGCCGATCGCCTGTTGCAAGTGGTGGCCCGTTTGGGTCGCGCCGTGGGGGCGGAAGGTTTGGTGGGGGGTCAAGTGGTGGATTTGGAGTCTGAAGGCAAATCGGGCATCACCGTCGAAATGTTGGACTTCATCCACACCCACAAAACCGCCGCCTTGTTGGAGGTGTCCGTGGTGTCGGGGGCCATTCTCACCGGTTCAGCCCCGGACGATATTCAGCGCCTAACCCGCT
This region of Prochlorothrix hollandica PCC 9006 = CALU 1027 genomic DNA includes:
- a CDS encoding glycosyltransferase family 4 protein yields the protein MHIAWLGKKSPFCGNVTYGREVTNALLDRGHRVSFLHFAHGEDPTGELGARETNPNLALEPSLTCEGGTCGEVSIPCLYKSQIYTIPSPRSSRVLTEALHRLNPDVVHASLTLSPLDFRLPDICEELGLPLVATFHPPFDHKLRNLTSGTQHLTYQLYAPALARYDRVIVFSEIQRDLLIRLGMGSDRLQVIPNGVDVSRYCPGPATLKEDLGVDRLFVYQGRIAPEKNVESLLKAWKSLNFPPSCRLLIVGDGPLKASLELFYGSEDQGITWWGFEASDRRRIEILQSADVFILPSLVEGLSLSLLEAMACGTACLATDVGADGEVLERGAGIVLSPQRTISQLQTLLPLFQDQPEMAGILGQKARQRVLERYTLKGNITQLEALYQDLWRPLGSYPHVQIPGFCA
- the crtE gene encoding geranylgeranyl diphosphate synthase CrtE, whose amino-acid sequence is MISYQSEGGVAVDERPVAPNVTSFDLKEYLAQRKMLVEAALDKSLPVVPPETIYNSMRYSLLAGGKRLRPILCLATCELTGGTLEMAMPTACALEMVHTMSLIHDDLPSMDNDDYRRGKLTNHKIYGEDIAILAGDGLLSYAFEHLALETKGVPADRLLQVVARLGRAVGAEGLVGGQVVDLESEGKSGITVEMLDFIHTHKTAALLEVSVVSGAILTGSAPDDIQRLTRYAQNIGLAFQIVDDILDITATQEELGKSIGKDVQAQKATYPSLWGLDTSRVKAQEMVDLAKDEIRIFGDLARPLMALADYITARTY